ACCATTTTCGGTAGAGTTGGACTCTTCACAACTTTTATTGATCAAAATCCATTTAATTCATATTTGGAAATGTATTTCACCATTTCCGATAGAACATTTCTAAACACTTTAATATTTTATCCAAGGGACAACTTGAGCCCTTCACTTAATTAAGCGCAAAATCAGCGACCCAATcccatttcaatttttctaaatgaGCCCTCCAAATTTTAATCTTCACGGAGATTGCCATCCTATAAACCATCCACATTGAGCATGAACAAGTTGGATTGTGGCTCCTTCCAAACCACCGTTGCTCTAGTTACTTCCTTGTATCCTTTGCCATCCTGATAGCACCTGCACATAGCCGATTTGTGTGGTTTGCCAGTTTCGCTACTCCATAGGAAAAGATCGACGAGACAGTTTCATTATAATCACCAAATATGAGATGACGTTCGCTCGATTACATCTTTACTCAGAGTATTTCTTGATTCAAAATTAAACCCGACCTCATAAGAATCATCACTAGTAAATATATGTAGAGCTACATATTTTCCACGCCGTTTAGTCGGCACATTTGTAGAATTTTCCTCGAGAGGGGTTAGAAAAAAAGACACAAGTTACGTGCGGGTCTTGCGGGGGGGCGCGCACATCTCCAGTGGCTCAAATCCCTTAATCCGCGATCTATAACATGACAGGTCCATGCAAGAATTTAAGTGCCGTGGTATCAACGATCACCTAACatcaattcaaaagaaaataaaggaaaaaaatcaaagggaaTCTTGTACGttgatttttcgattttttcttgAAGAGCTCATACATTTCAATATGCTTGCTCCAAAGGAGATCAAATCGAGTTATAAATTATAATCCACTCCACCATCTCTCGTTGAGGCTCGGTTTGTTCTTTAGAAAATAAGtgctttgaaaaatattttctttaaaattatgatttatattgcttgaaataattattcaatgaaaaattatttatattatcaacaataatttatgtttaaatgttttcatgaatgataaaaatattcttcatttgttcatttttaagtgacacaaataatttttttttaaatcattgatTTTGCGCCAAAAAAAATGACCCTAAAGCTTGTATTCTCTTTGTAAATACGTAGTCATAGAAAGAGAAAATCGCCGATGAATGGGCCCGACTCATCAAGAGCCCGTCAATTCTATTTCCCGTCGGCCGTCGAGCCCAAGCTTCGTGGTCGCGGGCTTCCCTTTCCGACATTCCGTCGAACATCTCGCGGGCGCGCTCGTGAAATCGCAAATTccccgcagccgccgccgccgtcgatcCCCGGCCGTCCAGCTCGCGCGTCCTCTTCTCTACGCGCCCGAAATTCCCTCTGTGAATGCCCGGCGAAGCGAGGCGCTTGCTGCAGAACCTTCGCCGGCGCCGCCCCTCCGTCCGCCTCCGGGAACCCTGCTCCTCCGGTCTGTAGCTTCCGTTCCCGATACgaatgccatttttttttttttttttatcttctcgtGTTTTCGTGCTCGTGTTGACCTGAAGTTGCCGCGAACGCGTCCCTTCGTGCGTGCGTGTGTAGATGGATGGGTCGGAGCGGTACTGCTTCAACCCCGTGCTGAAATGGAACCCTCGAGTGGAGGAGTACTTCGCCGAGGCCTATGGAGCCGAGCACTTCGCCCGCATTTCCAGAGCTCTAACGTAAGCTTTTGAGCTCCGGCTTCTGTCGCTCCCTTTcgtttccctttttctcttagcAAGATCGTGACTTCGGTATGACCCTGTTCCAATTTCGACGTGATGGAAAATGGGTTGTTGATGCTTGAGAAGATGAGTTTGCTTTGACTGCGTTTACATACATTTAGCACAATGTGCGGCATTCGCGGGAGTGGCATTCGTTACTGCCGATACTATCCGATACTGGTTTTTTCCGATTTTGTGGAGCTTGCTTTTGACATTTTCATTCCCTTAATCAGGCGCCCGTCCTGCTATTCGTGCGTCCGTGTGAATACACTTAAGTCGACAAGCGATGCTGTCATTGAGAAGTTGCATGCCATTGCTGAGGAAGCAGGTCTTGGAGGCTCCACCAACGACGTGAATTCACAAGGAACTCATACTGTCGTTGATTCTGATGAGCTTCCTCAGCAGGATGGTGCATTGATTAATGCCGAAGGAGATGAATGTCCAGAAGAACAGAGTAAGAAAGTCTTGGGGTGGTCCTTAGGAGATACGCTTGATCCACGGAAAGAAGGTTTGCCCAGTAGATTGATTTCTAAATGTAACATACCCGGCTTAGATTATGTGGTCTTCATCAGAGGGTCGGGACCACATGATATTGACTATGGTTATGCTTTGGACAAACCTCCAAAGGAAGTCATGGTCAGTAGGAAATGTGCAGAGGCTGTGCTCCGGGGTGCTCAGGTACTCCTTTCTGAAGTGATTAAGTATTCTTAAGGAAGCATGCATGCTTCTTGATTCTTAATTAGTTTTCTCATGGTAGTGAATGTTTAGGTGTATGTTCCGGGTGCATTGGCTTGCAGTGCTCATGTCGAGAAAGGTGATGTGGTGGCAGTTTCTGTGGGAGTTGAGCAGCCAGGTCCTGATGGTCGATGGGGTGTTAATATGACCCGTGGGACTGTTCTACAGGGATTTCAGACAGGCAAGTAGGACTATGTCAATATTCAATCAACATTTTGAAAGAGCTATTTTTTCATCAACTGATTTTGTCAACTGGCGATTATTGTGAGAACCTATTGGATTGTCCATTGGCTGTCACATAGACTTAAACTCATGTTTCTAAGACATGTTTTACATCCCGATAGTGAGTGGATTACACAGAAGAGTTGCACTCTGTGAGTGCAAGACAATGTTGCGCTTTGTGAGGGCAAGAGAATGAGTCTCATCTACTTTTGTCTCTATAGACAATCAATTGTTACCCTGAAAACATCTCATGTGTTGTCTGCATATACAAACTAGAAGTTGAAGAATATAAGTTGCCATTGTTTCTTACAGGAATAAATCTTTCTGAAATAGAATAGATAATCAAGGTCTAGACTTATTAAGAATATAGTTAAATATAGTCCAATACTTCTATGTTATATCTTGTTTATTGACTACTTGCAGGCTGCTTGAATTGATATTAGCTTATTCTCTAGTAGTATCTGTTCATTCTAGAGTTTGTGGGTCTCAAAATAGGACAGATTTACTAAAATCTCACGTTTCAAATTAGGTAATATGGTGAGCTAACAGCTTTTGGTACTTTACATAGATTACCCTACTGCTCATAAAGGCAAACGGCGAGAAATAGATTAGGGAGAGGCCTGTTGGGATCTGAAgttttttctcttcaatctagtctgatcattaattaattattaaattatgatCAATTAAGTACTTTAAATGTGTCCCTACTTTAGTTTGGGTAAATATCCTTGCTAAGCATGGAGAACTAAAAGAATCAGAATTTAGGGAAAGGTGTGTGGGCAGTGCATCTATTGTCATCCACATCGTACGTTTTCTGTTGCAGTGTTCTCTTTCAAGTGGGCCCCTACTTAGAAAGAAAACTGCTCTATATTACATGTGTTGTCAAGGGGGTCAAGTGTTCTTCTCTGTGGTCTTTTACCCAGAGAAGACATACTGTTTTGATGAAGATGTGGTTTATGCTCAAGTATCCTGTTGTTTATATAAATAGATCTTTCTCACCTGACACGGAGCAGTGTGTATTCTGCCTTTCTCTTTGCATGGATTAAATATCCTTATTGAAATTCGATTATCTGATTTTGCTTTGTCTGGAATTGTTAGTCATACACTCATCTATGATTGCAGATCCTCTCTATAATGAAAGAAATGGCATGTATATTGGCCAAGGAATAGCGATGATGTCAAGGGCAGGCATCTTCCGTTCCTCTGAAGGAGTAGCTGTTGATATGAAAAATCAAGTCTACAGACTGCCTTCTTTTAATGGTATTCTTAAATTCTCCTCCTTGGGGAAATGACACTAATGTGTATATTCCATCTACATTCCTTCAGAAGGATGATATTTTGTATCTTCCTTTTCCATAAGTTACTCATCACAAAATTGTTTTGACACTTGCATccttttttagttattttcagTCAGCAAAGTCCAGTCATCTGCTAAAAATTCTTGTGACCCCCTTTCAACTGAAACCTATGATCCAACTGTTGTTTGCCTCTATTATTGTTATTGGCACTGGGATTGAAGATGTTAAAAGTCCCTTTTCTTGAGACAtcaatttgtcaaatatatTGCTTTGGTCGGACAAGTCTTCAAGAAGAAAGCTTCTTGGCTGTTTCTGCATCAAGTGCTTAGTTATCCATTTCCTGAATAAAATAGCTGTAATAATTGATAATGGTGAGCTGATAGATCAAGATACAGCAAATTGATAAACTGTGGAGCCCTGGAGGACTTGCAATGAATGGCTGTTTTTTGAAGTATTCTTCTTGGCATATTTCAAATATGTGATTTCTGTGTTCTTTTAGAATTCTTTGGGTTTACTGTGCAAAACATATTTCATGTGGTGGCATGGTTTTTCTTATGTACAATATTTCATTCTTGTCATCAAAACCTGTATTAGCGCTCAATGTAATAATCTACCTGATGAGGAAGGATTCACTTCTGAACTTTCAGCGACCAATCAACTATTATCTTGGACACATTTGATCTTGCTTGATGGACATAAATTCTTCATATAGCTCATGGTTCTGGACATTGAGTTCATAAAGCTCGAAAGCTCCTATAACTTCTTTGTATTTGATCTCCAGATGTGCTCCAGGGGGAGATATTTCTTCAAAACCTGCCGAGTATAATCACTGCCCATGCCCTAGGTAACTTTATTTTCCACAAGCTACTTTGCATATAAAAACCGGACCACTTAAAGACTAGTAGATAGTGCCACTTGATTGGCATGATTTTGTTTCAAGGATATTTGTTTTACCATGTACATGCATCTGAAATATTGTGGCTtgtaccttaccaaaaaaaaaaaaaataaccttaccaaaaaaaatattgtggCTTGTAGATCCTCAGAAGGGTGAAAGGATTCTAGATATGTGTGCAGCACCGGGAGGAAAAACCACTGCAATTGCAATTATTATGAAAGATGAAGGAGAGATTATTGCAGCTGATAGGTCTCATAATAAGGTATGAATTCTTGCTGCTAATCTGCCTTTATGATTCCTCTAAAAGTGTATTAGAATATTTCTCTCCACATCAAGTTTTAGTAAGAAAGAAAGACAGCTAGAGAAGACAAAAGGCTTTATTTTGGAACATTTGCTCTCATAAGATTGTATGTAGCATCCTTGAATTCGACTCAATTGTTAATCAACTTAATAATTGTGAAGTGTTCTTGCACTGAAGGAAGTATGTGGCTTTGTAGATTGGAGATCATGTGAGACCACCGTGAATTCAATTAAAAGCTTATAGTGGTAGGCCATAGCATGTTCTAAACTGTACTACTTAATGTTATCTGCACAGTTAGGATAAGAAATCTAAGACTAGAAAAAGCATGGACAATAGCTATGTATAGAGAGGCAAATGAGGGGCATAAAGAtttgaataattgaaaataaaaccaGAATTCTTGCAGTTGCAGTCAATTGGAACATGTGGATTATGTTGCATGACtagaaaaaaaacaatcaaattgCAAAGTGCAAGAGATTCTGTTCAACAACTTCAATTTTCACGAATCATTATTCATGTTTAGAGCAGTAGCTGTTCCTTGATTGACCGTGCTAAGCATTTGACTGTTTTGGTTCACGTTGTTGTAATTGCTGAGAGTTCTTTGCAATTGATTCTAGGTGCTGGATATTCAGAAATTGGCTGCTGAATTGGGCTTGAGTTGTATAACCACATATAAGTTGGATGCTCTTAAATCTGTTTGCAAAAGTCATGACCTCAATGCTGCCATCACATCCATTTCTGGTGATAGTTTTAAAAGTGATGCTACAAACCAGAACTCCAGCACTGCTGAATCTCAGGTAGAAAAGGTGCAAGCCGATGATATTGCTGGAATTAGTATGATCGATGTTAACAATGTCAATGGTAGGTAGATCCTTCTTCCAACTTCAGTCCACATTCTATTGTCTGAGTTCTCTTATGCCACAATCAGATAACACTTAATATGATCATTAGATTGAGTCTGAATTTCGGGGTTTGATGCTTGAGTTTGGATGTACTTTATGATGTACTCCTAAATTTTCAGTGATTTGTGTTGGATAGAAATGAACTAAGGTTCTTTGGGTGCATTTGCTGGAACAACATATATTTTCTGAGGATTTCAAGTGTCTTAGAAGTTGTTGGAGTTGAACCTTAGGCAAAGGAGCCATGCTGAATGCTTATTTTCTCTATACTTAGTCTGGATATTTCCGGCTGAGATTCTGCCGTTTAATCATGGCAGAATTGCTATTTCATGCGGAGATTCTGTCCTTCAATCGTGGCAGAATTGCCTACTTCCTCATGTCACATAAAAAGTTCATGCTCTGCGATTTAGCAGACTTTGGAGTAGTGTGGTTTACTTTATCTGAGATGTCTAGGTTGGAGGGATTTTCATTGTCTTGTTTGAGAGGTCTAGGTTGGAGGGATTTTCATTGTCTTGTTTGAGAGGTCTAGACAGGATTAGGCAGGGATTTCTTTTGAGATTGCTA
The sequence above is drawn from the Eucalyptus grandis isolate ANBG69807.140 chromosome 11, ASM1654582v1, whole genome shotgun sequence genome and encodes:
- the LOC104425053 gene encoding uncharacterized protein LOC104425053, coding for MNGPDSSRARQFYFPSAVEPKLRGRGLPFPTFRRTSRGRAREIANSPQPPPPSIPGRPARASSSLRARNSLCECPAKRGACCRTFAGAAPPSASGNPAPPMDGSERYCFNPVLKWNPRVEEYFAEAYGAEHFARISRALTRPSCYSCVRVNTLKSTSDAVIEKLHAIAEEAGLGGSTNDVNSQGTHTVVDSDELPQQDGALINAEGDECPEEQSKKVLGWSLGDTLDPRKEGLPSRLISKCNIPGLDYVVFIRGSGPHDIDYGYALDKPPKEVMVSRKCAEAVLRGAQVYVPGALACSAHVEKGDVVAVSVGVEQPGPDGRWGVNMTRGTVLQGFQTDPLYNERNGMYIGQGIAMMSRAGIFRSSEGVAVDMKNQVYRLPSFNDVLQGEIFLQNLPSIITAHALDPQKGERILDMCAAPGGKTTAIAIIMKDEGEIIAADRSHNKVLDIQKLAAELGLSCITTYKLDALKSVCKSHDLNAAITSISGDSFKSDATNQNSSTAESQVEKVQADDIAGISMIDVNNVNVKNEKSSEKIYASQADVRKSMRRMRNGPGRNQSKGDRVENSKGFLPHSFDRVLLDAPCSALGLRPRLFSGEETIESLRNHAKYQRRMFDQAVQLVRPGGVIVYSTCTINPGENEALVRYALDTYKFLSLAPQHPRVGGPGLVGSFEYSDGYIEEWLKPGEEELVQRFDPSAPLDTIGFFIAKFIVNEET